Proteins from one Nicotiana tabacum cultivar K326 chromosome 23, ASM71507v2, whole genome shotgun sequence genomic window:
- the LOC107788461 gene encoding GATA transcription factor 8 encodes MASNLVDEIDCASFFDHIDDLVEFSPENECGDLDSTDCKNFPSICNDPLPDSGPLFFSSHRNSPSDFSAELLVPYEDIVQLEWLSTFVEDSFSCGGLTMGKEHFPVNKEPSHSKFLSSSPVSVLESSSSSSSSSGAGKTTPPLSPCHRGTQRARSKRPRPATFNPWPVSQLMSPTSSFTEIHQQFVAPEDTLESDNFGESHMKKKKRIKFSIPLAPVDTNQNCQRALQTVRKCMHCEITKTPQWRAGPMGPKTLCNACGVRYKKGRLFPEYRPAAAPTFVPSLHSNSHKKVLEMRSNLIPEDTHDKQAAPHSTRPLSPGPPESNATGGTSTAQSDFNPE; translated from the exons ATGGCGTCAAATTTAGTGGATGAGATAGATTGTGCTAGCTTCTTTGACCATATTGATGATTTGGTTGAATTTTCCCCAGAAAATGAGTGTGGTGACCTTGACTCTACTGATTGCAAGAATTTTCCAAGCATTTGCAACGACCCCTTGCCGGATTCCGGCCCACTTTTCTTCAGCAGCCACAGAAATTCACCTTCCGACTTCTCAGCCGAGCTCTTAGTTCCT TACGAGGATATAGTTCAACTCGAATGGCTTTCAACATTTGTGGAGGATTCCTTCTCTTGTGGCGGATTGACAATGGGGAAAGAACATTTTCCTGTCAACAAGGAGCCATCTCATAGCAAATTCCTGTCCTCAAGTCCTGTTTCTGTGCTTgagagcagcagcagcagctcaTCAAGCTCAGGGGCGGGGAAAAcgactcctcctcttagtccatGCCACCGTGGTACACAACGTGCTCGGAGCAAGCGTCCTCGCCCTGCAACTTTTAATCCATGGCCAGTAAGTCAACTCATGTCTCCAACATCATCCTTTACCGAGATTCACCAGCAATTTGTTGCGCCTGAAGATACATTGGAATCTGACAATTTCGGGGAGTCTCacatgaagaagaaaaagagaatcaAATTTTCCATTCCTCTAGCTCCAGTTGACACGAATCAGAATTGCCAGCGGGCACTACAAACAGTTAGGAAATGCATGCATTGTGAGATAACAAAGACGCCTCAATGGAGGGCAGGTCCAATGGGACCAAAAACCCTCTGCAACGCGTGTGGCGTTCGCTACAAGAAAGGTCGACTCTTCCCTGAGTACCGCCCTGCTGCAGCCCCCACATTTGTTCCATCCTTGCACTCTAACTCTCACAAGAAGGTCTTGGAAATGAGAAGCAACCTCATCCCCGAGGATACACACGACAAGCAGGCTGCGCCACACTCAACTCGTCCCCTAAGCCCTGGCCCGCCCGAGAGCAATGCCACAGGTGGTACTTCAACTGCGCAATCAGATTTCAACCCTGAGTAA